The DNA sequence TATATCGATATGCACCTCATCCACGAGGTGACCAGCCCGCAGGCCTTCGACGGTCTCCGGCTGGCCGGTCGCCCGGTGCACCGGCCGGATCTGACGATCGCCACCGAAGACCACAATGTGCCCACCGTCGACATCGACAAGCCGATCGCCGACCCCATCTCGCGGACCCAGGTCGAGACGCTGCGGCGCAACTGCGCCGAGTTCGGAATCCGGTTGCACCCGATGGGTGATGCCGAGCAGGGCATCGTGCACGTGATGGGCCCACAACTCGGTCTCACCCAACCCGGGATGACGATCGTCTGTGGTGACAGCCACACCTCGACTCACGGCGCCTTCGGTGCGATCGCGATGGGCATCGGCACCTCCGAGGTCGAGCATGTGCTGGCGACACAAACGCTTCCGCTGCGCCCGTTCAAGACGATGGCAGTCAACGTCGAGGGCGAACTGCCGCCAGGAGTGACGGCCAAGGACATCATTCTGGCGGTCATCGCCAAGATCGGCACCGGCGGTGGCCAGGGCTATGTCATCGAATACCGCGGCAGCACCATCGAATCGCTGTCGATGGAAGGCCGGATGACGATCTGCAATATGAGCATCGAGGCCGGCGCCCGAGCCGGCCTGGTGGCCCCCGACGAGACCACCTATGAATTCCTGCGCGGCCGTCCCTACGCGCCGACGGGTGCGGATTGGGATGCGGCGGTGGCGGCCTGGGAGCTGCTCAAGACCGATCCGGGCGCCGAATTCGACGCCGAGGTCCACATCGACGCCACCACGTTGAGCCCGTTCGTCACGTGGGGCACCAACCCGGGCCAGGGTCTGCCGCTGTCCGAGGCGGTGCCGGATCCGGAGCTGATGCCCGATTCCGAGCGTCAGGCCGCCGAGAAAGCTTTGGCATACATGGACCTTGCGCCGGGTACCCCGTTGCGTGACGTGGCTGTCGATGCCGTGTTCGTGGGTTCGTGCACCAATGGCCGCATCGAGGATCTGCGGGTGGTGGCCGATGTGCTGCGCGGCCGC is a window from the Mycolicibacterium anyangense genome containing:
- the leuC gene encoding 3-isopropylmalate dehydratase large subunit produces the protein MAQIDKPRTLPEKVWDDHVVVAGAGSGASREPDLIYIDMHLIHEVTSPQAFDGLRLAGRPVHRPDLTIATEDHNVPTVDIDKPIADPISRTQVETLRRNCAEFGIRLHPMGDAEQGIVHVMGPQLGLTQPGMTIVCGDSHTSTHGAFGAIAMGIGTSEVEHVLATQTLPLRPFKTMAVNVEGELPPGVTAKDIILAVIAKIGTGGGQGYVIEYRGSTIESLSMEGRMTICNMSIEAGARAGLVAPDETTYEFLRGRPYAPTGADWDAAVAAWELLKTDPGAEFDAEVHIDATTLSPFVTWGTNPGQGLPLSEAVPDPELMPDSERQAAEKALAYMDLAPGTPLRDVAVDAVFVGSCTNGRIEDLRVVADVLRGRTVADGVRMLVVPGSMRVRAQAESEGLGEIFTAAGAEWRQAGCSMCLGMNPDQLAPGERCASTSNRNFEGRQGKGGRTHLVSPAVAAATAVRGTLSSPADLEN